From the Burkholderia mayonis genome, one window contains:
- a CDS encoding pyridoxamine 5'-phosphate oxidase family protein gives MLLTTLEQLEAHYGKPSDRSLWKEIPYMSDDYRAFVAKSPFVVLASSGAGGLDCSPRGDRPGFVRVLDPRTLAIPDRPGNNRIDTLRNIVTNGRVGVLFVVPGVGETLRVNGRAKVSIDPELLASFAVDGKPAKAAIVVDIEAVYFHCSKAFLRSQLWDASKHVPRTELPSPGAILKKLAPAGFDAEQYERELDERNRTRLY, from the coding sequence ATGCTTCTCACGACACTCGAACAACTCGAAGCGCACTACGGCAAGCCGAGCGATCGCTCGCTGTGGAAGGAAATCCCGTACATGAGCGACGACTACCGCGCATTCGTCGCGAAGTCGCCGTTCGTCGTGCTCGCGTCATCGGGCGCGGGCGGCCTGGACTGTTCGCCGCGCGGCGACCGCCCCGGCTTCGTCCGCGTGCTAGACCCGCGCACGCTCGCGATCCCCGACCGTCCCGGCAACAACCGCATCGACACACTGCGCAACATCGTCACGAACGGACGCGTCGGCGTGCTGTTCGTCGTGCCGGGCGTCGGCGAGACGCTGCGCGTGAACGGCCGCGCGAAGGTGTCGATCGATCCCGAGTTGCTCGCGTCGTTCGCGGTCGACGGCAAGCCGGCGAAGGCGGCGATCGTCGTCGACATCGAAGCCGTCTATTTCCATTGCTCGAAGGCGTTTCTGCGCTCGCAGCTGTGGGATGCCTCGAAGCACGTGCCGCGCACGGAACTGCCGTCGCCGGGCGCGATCCTGAAGAAGCTCGCGCCCGCCGGATTCGACGCCGAGCAATACGAGCGCGAACTCGACGAGCGCAATCGCACGCGGCTCTATTGA
- a CDS encoding GFA family protein — translation MQTDDSPIYEGGCTCGAVRYRMTSRPLIVHCCHCRWCQRETGTAFALNALIESDRLLLLRGAVDIVDTPSNSGKGQKIARCPRCRVAVWSHYAGGGSAVSFVRVGTLDDPDRLPPDIHIFTSSKQPWVILPPDARAVPEYYASDEIWSDESLKRRAMLRAKRDR, via the coding sequence ATGCAAACCGATGATTCCCCGATCTACGAAGGCGGCTGCACGTGCGGCGCGGTGCGCTACCGGATGACATCCCGGCCGCTCATCGTGCATTGCTGCCATTGCCGCTGGTGTCAGCGGGAAACCGGCACGGCGTTCGCGCTGAACGCGCTGATCGAATCGGACCGCTTGCTGCTGCTGCGCGGCGCAGTCGACATCGTCGATACGCCGTCGAACAGCGGCAAGGGCCAGAAGATCGCGCGCTGCCCGCGTTGCCGTGTCGCGGTGTGGAGCCACTATGCGGGCGGCGGCAGCGCGGTGAGCTTCGTTCGCGTCGGTACGCTCGACGATCCGGATCGCCTGCCGCCCGACATCCATATCTTCACGTCGTCGAAACAGCCGTGGGTAATCCTGCCGCCCGACGCACGCGCCGTGCCCGAATACTACGCGTCCGACGAGATCTGGTCGGACGAGAGCCTCAAGCGGCGCGCGATGCTGCGTGCGAAGCGGGATCGTTAG